Below is a genomic region from Isosphaeraceae bacterium EP7.
GGATTGACCGAACGTGCGGCGGCCTCTATCATCCCGGCAATCCGGAAAGGCGTCCGGAGACGGCCGGCCAAAGGCGATCGGCCCGCGTCATCAGCTCAGGGAGGAGCATCCGCGTGCGAGATCATAACAAGGCGTTCTGCCAGTTCGTCTCAGAGACGTTCAACTGCCCGGGCCCCGTCTACGAGTTCGGGGCCTATCAGGTCGAAGGGCAGGTCGACTACGCCGACCTCCGCTCGATGTTCGCGGGCAAAGAATACCTGGGCTGCGACATGCGCCCGGGGCCCGGCGTCGACCGCGTCGAGGACGTCACCGCGATCAACATGCCCGACGGCTGCGCCGGGACGGTGCTCTGCATCGAGACCTTCGAGCACGTCTTCGAGGTGCGCAGGGCGTTCGACGAGGTCTACCGGATCCTCAAGCCGGGCGGCGTTTTCATCATCACGTCCCCGCTGAACTTCAGGATCCACGCCTATCCCGACGACTACTGGCGGATGACGCCGACCTGCCTGCGACGCCTGATGTCGAACTATGGCGGGACGCTCTCGGGCTACCAGGGCTACCACAAGTTCCCGCACACGGTGATGGCCATGGGCGTGAAGTCGCCCGCCGCGGCCGACTTCGCCACCAAGGCGAGCACCGTCACGAACCACTACAAGTCGTGGCTCGCCCAGCAGGAATCCGGCCGCAGCCTCGGCCAGAAGCTGCGTCGTGGGTTCGGCAAGATCTACCGGTCGAAGTGGGAGCGGTACATCTCCGACGCCTACTACCAGTCCGACTTCACCATCGACGCCCCGCGCCCCCTGGCCCGCGTCGGTTGAGCGAAGTTGGCCGTTGTGTGCGCGTCTGAGGTCCCTGGACTCGTCCCGGTTGCGTTTGGAGATGATCATGAAGACGACCGATCGCCTGGTCATCCTCGGCCTCGACGGCGCAACTTGGACCGTCCTGGACCCGATGATCCAGAACGGGGTGATGCCAAACCTGGCCGCCCTGCTCGGACGCTCGGCCTACGGCACGCTCAGGTCGACGATTCCGCCCGTCACGTCGGCCGCCTGGACGACGATGATGACCGGCTGCGGGCCTGCGCAGCATGGGGTCTTCGACCACCGCTATTATGACGCCGCAGCCGGCCAGCTCCGGGTCAACCACTCGGGCCGGGTGAAGGTCCCCACCTTCTGGCACCTGCTCTCCGACGCGGGCCGGTCGGTCATCAGCCTGAACGTCCCGGTGACGTTCCCTCCCTTGAAGGTTAAAGGGGTGGTCGTCTCGGGCATGGACGCGCCGCACCTTGAGGCCGCGCTGTCAGGCTCGCCCGAGTTCGCCCAGCGGCTCGCCCGCGAGGTCCCCGGCTACGCGCTCAAGTTCTTCTGGAAGAAGCCCCCGCGCAACATCGACGAGATGAACGCCGCGGCCGATCCCACGATCGAGCTGTTCAAGGCACGCGCCGAAGGGGCCTGGTCGGCCGACCGCCACGTCCCCGACTGGTCGACCTTGATGGTCCAGTTCCAGAACCTCGACCCGTTCCAGCATCGCGCCTGGCGATACCTGAACGTCGACGAGACCGGGATCGACGACCCCGCGATGAACGCCGCCGCCCAGGGCGTGATGCGCGGGCTCGACGCCGCCATCGGCCGGGTCTGCGAACTGGCCGAGAAACGCGGCGCCACCGTCATGGTCGTCAGCGACCACGGCTTCGGCTCGTGCAAGGGGCGGGTCCACGTCAATCGCGTGCTGCTTGACGCCGGGATCGCTCGGCTACCGTCCAAATTTGGCACCCTGGCGATGGGTGCCGAGAAGATTCGCGGCCGGCTGGCCCTCTGGAACGCCAAGCGGGGCACGCCCGAGGCCCGGACGTCGTCCTTCGACCAGTCGGTCTCGGCGCAGTTCCCGTTCGACTGGAAGCGGACTCTCGCCTTCGCGCCCCACCAGGACACGGCGGCGATGATCTACCTGAACACCGCCTCGCGCAGTGCCGGGGCGCCGCTCCAGACCTTCAGGCAGATCGACGACGCACGACAGGCGACGATTGCCGCCCTGGCCGACGCCCGCCACCCGCAGACGGGGGAGCCCCTGTTCGCCCAGATCATCGACATGGCCTCGACCCACAACCTCGACCCGGCGCGCGAAGGCTACCCCGACATCATCGCCCTGCCCGACGTGGCCTACTGGGTCCGCACCAAGCTGGCGCCCGGCAAGAGCTGGGTCGAGGCCGACGATGCGCTCCCGGGCACGCATCGCCCCGAAGGGATCGTCGCCATCGCCGGGCCCGGGGTCACCCCCGGCCGGAATCTCAGGTCGGACCTGCGCGACATCGCCCCGACCGTCCTCCGCCTGTTCGACCTGCCCATCCCGGCGCACATCGAGGGGCGGCCGATCATCGAGGCCTGGGGCGAGTCGAACGATGCCCCGCCGGCCGCTCAGGCCCACCAGCCGATGCGTGAAGACCAGGCCCACGGCCTGGCCGGACCGCACCAGCCCGAGTTCGAGTACACCCCCGAAGAGCAGGCCATCATCGAGCAGCGCCTGGCCGACCTCGGCTACCTGGAATGAGCAGGGCGGGCCTTCCAGGCGGAGGGCCCCGCCGACCGAAGCTCGACCGACCGACACCTCGACGACGCACCCACGACGGAGCACCCGCGATATGTCCGACCGGACCGACACGCCGATGCGCGACCTCGGCCAGGCTGGGGTCGCCCCGTCCCCGAGCTGGGGCCGGGTGCTCGGCGTCTTCGCGCTCGCCCTGGCCTTCGTCGTCCTGACCCGCTGGCCGGTGGCCCGCGATGCCCCCGTGGAGACCGACGAATTCGGCTTCCTGGAGACGATCGCCGCCTACCGGATGCCGATGCATCACACGCTTTTCCTGGCGTCGGCCCGGCTGATCGGCAACGCAATCGGCGACCCGTATCGCGGGTTCATCGTCCTGGACATGGTCGTCAGCGCGCTGGCGCTGACCTCGGCCTGGTGGTGGCTGCGGGCCCTCGTCCGGCCCGCGACGGCCACGGCCGCGGTCGCCTTGCTCGCCGTCTCGCCCCTCTTCTGGGCGTATGGCGCCCTGGCCGGAAATTACACCGCGATCCCGTTGGTCGGCTGTTTCTTGCTGGGAATCGCCGTCCGCACCTATGCCGATCCTAGGCCCTGGCACCCCTACGCCGCGGCGCTAGCTCTTGCGCTGGGAACCGGGTATCGCCAGGACATCGGCACCTTCTGGCTCCCGGTCTTCTTCGTGATCCTCTGGCCGCACCGCTGGAAGGCCGCGATCGGGCCGCTGGTCGTCTTCACCCTGGTGAACCTCGCTTGGCTCGGCGGGATGGTCGCCGATGTTGGCTGGGCCCACTATCGCGAGGCCAGCGCCGAGTTCGCCCACGAAGCCGGCTACCGGAACTCGTTCTGGAATCTGGGTGTCCGCGATGCTCCGCTCCGCTACGCGGTGAAGCTGACGATGGCTCTGGCCTGGACGCTCGGGCCCGCCTTGCTGTTCGTCCCCAGAGGGATTTCGCGGACCCGCTGGCCGCTCGTGGCATTACTGGCCCTGAGCGTCGTGCCGGCGCTTGGCTTCCACCTGTTCGTCCATTTTGGCGTGCCTGGCTATAGCTTCCACGACTTGCCGGCCTTGCTGGCCCTCGTCGCGCTCGGCATCGGCCGGATTCCCTCGGCGCAGGGAATTGCGACTCGCTCGGACCAGGCGCCCGCGAGGCTCGCCTGCGTCGCCCTGGTCATGGCCGCGCTCTTTCTGGCCTATCCCACCAACTACAAGCGAGGGGGGCTCTGGGGCGATTTCGACATCGCCTTCGCCCGGCTCACGCGAGTCGGCCTGAAAATTCCCAGGCCCGACCGAACCCCGGCCGCCTGGCCGACGGCCGTCACCAGGCCACTCGCCGGCGACTTGCTCCCCGGCGGGCGACTGGCAAACTAAATCAGCCGTGGCCGGCTCCGGGTCGCCTCAGATCAGATCAGGTCGAGGCGACGTCTGGGGCTGCGCGCCCGACTGCACCTGGCACAGACCCCGGTGATCAGGAACCGGTGGCCGACGGCCCGGAATCCGTGCTCCGCGGCGATCTGATCGCGCAGGTTTTGCAGTTCCTCGTTGCGAAACTCGACCACCTCGCCGCACTCGGTGCAGTGCATGTGGTCGTGCGACGGATAGCCGTAGTCGTGCTCGTAGGCCGTCCGGTTGTTGAGCCTCAGCTCACGCAACAGGTTGGCGTCGACGAGGAGCCTGAGCGTCCGGTAGACGGTCGACCGGCTGACGGTGCGACCCGCCGAACGCAGGTCGGCGACCAGTTCGTCAGCGTCGAAATGCTTATGAGAGCTGAAGATGTGTCGGATCAGGACCCGACGGGGTTCGGTGAGTTTCTCGCTGCGGATCTCGAGATACTCGCGGAACTTCTCTTCGGGGGATTCCGACACCGACAGCGGGACGATGGGCTCGGAGTGGAGATTCGCCACGTTGAACGCCCTTCGCGAACGCGACGAGGCACGCTCGCCCGGACCAAGGGAGAGCGAGCCTCGTGTAACGAGAATGATTCTTATCTACAGTGTAGCAGAGTCGCCTAGCCCCCGCCACTTCGGACGGCTCACTGAATGGGCGTCAGCCCGATCGGCGAGGGGGTTCCGAGGGGAGGAGCGGAAGGCTCGGACACGCTCGGAGGCGGCGGAGCCGGGGCGATCACCTCGGTCGAAGTCCCGTCGGCCAGAGGGGTTGAGCCGACCGCCTGGGCGGGGCCGCTGATCTTCGCCTGAATGGCCTCGAGCGCCGTGCTCAGGTGGCGGATCGAGTGATCACACCCCTGGGGATTGCCCGAATACGAGAACGAGTTGGCCCGCAGCCGGCCCATGCTCCGCTCGTAGACGACGACCTGAACCCGCTCCATGTAGTCGGTGGCGGGCCCGCCGCAGTGTCCCTTGACCTTGAGCACGTCGCCGGCCTGGATCGCGTCCAGGATGGGCTTGAGCGTCTCGCGGCCGACATGGTGCACGCCTTCGCCGTCAATGACGGTGCCGTCGGCGTAGACCTGGAGGAACATGGCGAACTGCGTCCCGTTGTCCGACCGCCCGAGGGCGATCCGGGAGACGAGCGGGTCGCTGTCGGTGATCGACCGGCTATTGCGGGGCTGGGGCAGGATCCGGGGGCCCGCCGCATTGGGTCCGGCAGGGGCCGGGATGGTCGGCGCCGGGACCTCGGGCATGACGCCCGGAGTGGCGTTGGGGCTGAGATTCAGGCCCGAGCCCAGATTCGGCGGGACGGCCGACGGGTTGTAGGCCGGTGCCGGGGAGAAGTTGGGGGCCGAGTCGTAGGGCGACGGCTGCGAGGCCGGTGCGGCCCCGGGCTTCGCCACTCCGGTCGGCTTGACCTTCTCTTTGTCTTTGTCGGACCCGCCGAGGCGGAAAAAGCGGCCCAGGCCCCTGGGCTCGTCGGCCCCGGATGGGGTGGGGCCGAACGCCGCGGGCGCGGCGAGCGCCAGGGCGAGCACTGGCTTCCATGCGCGTCGCATCACCGACCTCCTTGCCGGTTCCGATCCATTCGTGACGGGCTCCGCCCGTCAGCAGGTCTGTCGCCGTCGAGAGTCGCGGCGGAGGGCCCCCCACGGGGAGTCATCAGCCGCGTCATCCCGAACGAGGCGAGCGGACCTTGGGCAGCTCACCAGCCGCTGAGTTCGTCGAGCATGCGGTCGAGGGCCAGTTCCAGGCGCTCGGGAGTCTCATACGACCCCGTGGCGATCTGGCGGCGGATCTCCTCCACCTTCTCGTGACGGATCTCGGGCAGCCGGCTGATCCCGTCGAGCATCTGGCCCAGGGGCGAGATTTCGACCGAGTCTCGCGGGGTGCCCGCGTGAACCGAGTGGCCGGTCTCGATGCTGAACGAGGCCAGTCGCGGGTAGATCGCCTGGGGCCCTTGGGCTCCCCCTGCACCGTGAATTTCCATCTGAGTCGCTCCCCTCGTTGTGCGTCTGGGCCGGCGGTCGTTCCGTCGCCGCGCCGGTACGTTTCGTGACAGGCCGCTCATGGTTCCACCGCGGAGGCTGCGTCCCGACCGGACTTGGTCCGGTCTTTCCGCTGCGTCGGGGCGGCTCGAATGCCGCCCGTTCGCCCTTCGCTGCGGCCCCGGTCCTTTGCAGTCCCAGGCCCACACCCTTAATGATCGGCTGGAAGATGGTCCGAATTTAACCGAAGTCTGGAAAATGAGGCCTCCGACCCGAGAAGTTTCATTTTCGCATCCTCGGCATCGTCTTGAGCCCTTCGGCCAGATTCTGAGTCGTCTGGTTGAGCTGATTGGTCAGCCCCCAGGCTTTCTCATAGAGCTTGGCGAACGCGGCCTGCTGGTCGGCGGTCATCGCCGTCCCCTGCATGGCCGAGAGCGTCTTCACCGAATCGTGCAGCTCCTGCGCGCCCTTGGTGAAGACCTGCGCCGTGTCGTAGACCACCTGCACCCGCACGTCTTCGGTCGTCGGCTTGTACAAAGGACTTAGGACGAACGGATTGGCGTAGAGCTTCTGGACGAGCTTGTCGCCCCAGTCGGTCGCGTCGCGGACGTTGGCCACTGTCCGCTCGATGTCGGTCTTGTTCCGGGTCAGCATCTGGCCGGCCTGGCTGGTGAGCAGATCGGTCTGGTACAGCACGCGGTCGGCCCTGGCGCGGGTGGTGTCAAGTCCCTCGATGAGCTTGGCCACTTTGGGCCGCTCCTTGATCGCGATATCCTGCGCCGTGGCCGTCAGGTCCTTGACGCTGACCAGGGTTGCGGCCAGGTTGGGCCGGTTTTCCATGATCAGGGCATCAGCCTCGGCGGTCAGCTTCTCCAGGCGGATCAGCGTCTGCTCGATCTTGGGCCCCGCCATGTCGAGCCGCTTGGTCAGCCCTTCGACGTGCGCGATGCTCGACTCGACCTGAGGCCGCGCCGCCTCGGTCGTCTCGCGCAGCCCCGCGACCATCTCCTGGAGCGACGCGAGGACCAGGCGCGTCCTCGGGCCGACCTGGTCGACGGTCTGGCGGACCTCGGCGATGGTGTGGCTCAGGTGGTTGCGTTCCACCGGCCCCATGCCGACTTGCTCCAGGATGGGGTCGAAGAACGAGGTCTCGACTCCCTGGACCACCTGGCCGGGCACCAGCGCCACCGTCGACTTTCCCGACGACACGATGTTGATCCGGCTCTGGCCCGTCAGGCTCGCCTGGATCGTGATCTTGACGTCCTGCTTCAGCTTGCCGGCCAGCTCCACTGGCAGGGCCAGCTTGACCCGCGCCCGCAGGGTGCCGTCAAACTCCGCGAGGTCCACGGCCAGCACGCGGCCGGCATCCAGGCCCGAGATCCGCACCGCGCTGCCGGCTCGAAGCCCCTGACCGTCGCGGAAGACGACGTCGATCGACTGGCTGGGGGCCAGGAACCCCGGTCCGCCGGTCGCCAGGGCCATCAGGCCCAGTAACGCCGCCAGGCCGACGAGCATCGCCGCGCCGGCCCGCACCTCGCGCATCGACGATCGACGACTCATGGTGGGCTCCTCGTTGAGATCAAAAAAGCAGGTTGGTGGCGAAAATGGGGGTTGAATCGAAGGTCAAGGCGTCGCGGCAGCTAACGCCCCGGCGGGGTCATCAGGGTGGGCCCGAACGCGGGGCCGCCGTGGTAGGCCAGCAGGAACCAGCAGGAGTTGACCACGAGGATCGCGGCCGCCGAGAAGCTCGCCGCGCGACAGGCCGCCGCCGGCACGCTGGCCGAGCCCGGCTTCGCCCCGCCCCGCAGCCCCTCGTGGCAGGCGAACAGGGCCCCGATCAGGCCGAAGGCGGCCCCCTTCAGGCCCAGTCCCACCACGTCGCGGGTCCAGAGCATCGCGGCGAACATGCCGAAGTATTCGTGCGTGCCGATGCCCAGCATCCGAGCCGCGATCAGCCAGCCGACGACGGTGCCCACGATCACGCCAAGCAGCGAGAAGACCGGGCAGGCCACCGCGCCGGCCAGCATCCGGACCGCCGCGAGCCGATGAGGGTCGGGGGCAACCCGGTCGTCGGGCCGGTCGCCCCGGACGACGTCGCGGTCGGGTACCGAGCTCGGGTCTTCATCCAGGCCCACCAGGCTGCCCGCACGCAGCTCGGAGACGTATTTCGCGGCCATCATCCCGGCCATCAGGATGCCCGTCATCAGCGGCGCGAAGTTGCGCACCAGGCCCACGCCGACGACGGCGCCCGTGCCGTCGGCGAATGTCCCGCCGAAGTACGCCTGCATCGCCAGCGACGATCCCATCGCCACGTGCACCAGGACGACCAGCGGAGTGACCATCAGCAGCATCCAGTCCCAGTGCCCCGAAACCGCCGCAAGCAGCCGCCGGCTCGGGACTTCGGGGTGCACCAGGGCGCGAGCCGACGCCGGGACCAAGAGGCCCAGGTCGCCCAGATAGGAGAGGATGTCGTTCCCCAGCCGTCCGATCCGGGCCAGCGGGTACAGGAGTTCGTTCGACGTTGCAGTCTCGGTGTCCATCGCCGCGGCCCTCCCTGGCCGGCGCCTTGGGGCGATCGGATTTCTCCCGCCCGAGGCGCGGGGACTTTAACGCAAACGCCTTCGCCTGCCCAGCCCGCCTTTGCGCCCGGAGGCAAGCGTCGTCGATTGACCTCGGACCGTCGGTTTGGGCCCCGTCGCGTCGCGCACGCTGTCCTGCTCGGCGGAGCCCTGCGGCTGCTGGTCCCACCAGGTCTTCCAGCGTGCCTGGGCGGCGGCGCGTTCTGCGTTGTCGCCCCAGGGAAGGTAGCCGAAGTTCTGGCCCGTCCGCTCGCGGAGGGTCTCGTGCGCCGTCAGCCTGACGACGGGGTCGGCGTCGCCCAGGCGCTCGATCAGGGCCGGCACGGCCACCTGATCGGGTTGCCGGTCGGAGAGCCCGGCCGCCCGGGCCCGGACGATGCCGGATGGGTGAATCATCTGGGCGAAGCTCTTGGGAGCCAGGCTACATCCCGCCCCGCTGAGCAGGCAGAGCAGCCCCGCGACCAAGGGCCCGACGAGGCGCATCCCCCGAAGGCCATCAACCAAGGTAAGCTCCCGTCTCTCGACATCCATGTCCGCGACGGTCGAGGGGCCTTCATTGGCCCCCACGCTGGCGGGGTCGTCGCCGGCCCAGCCTTTGATCCCCGAGACAGGCCCACCTTGGCCACGTCTCAGGGCTCGGCGGGGACGCTAACCGATCACGTGTCCGCCGGCAATCTCAACCTCGATCGCCGGGTCGCGGGCGTGACGATCCCGCAGATTCCGGGACTTCGTCGCCCCGCGATGCATGAAACCGGCTCGGGCTTAGTCCGGTTCGATCCGAGCAGTCGAGTTCCGGCTTCAACCCGTCTAGACGGTGGCGTTGCGGTTCACATACAGGGCGTTCGTGTAGTTGGCGCCGCCCAGGTTGTCGTAGACGTCCTGCTCATAGAGGGCGACGAAGCGGAAGCCGAGGGGCTCGAGGTATTCGTGGAGCTTGAAGAAGTTGGTGTGGACGTCGTCCTCGGGGTTGAGCGTGACCTCGCTGTAGACGAACTTGACCTTGCCGGAGGTGAGCATCCGCTCGGCCCCGCGGAGGACCTGGATGTCGAACCCCTCGGTGTCGGTCTTCAGGAGGTCGATCGAGGTGATCCCCTCGGCCGCGCAGAAGTCGTCGACCTTGCGAATCTGGATCGTTTCCTTGGCGGACGACTCGGCGCTCCGTCGCTCGTTGAGCGGGGCGGTCAGGCTATTCCACTCGGAGCTCTTCTGGAGGTAGATCTCGAGCGAGCCTTCGGTGTCGCCCATCGCGAACTGGAAACAGCGGACGTTGGGCAGGCCCTTGGCGGCCACGACGAGCTGGTCGTACGTCGCCTTGACGGGTTCGAAGGAATAGATCTTCGCCTTCGGGAAGCCCGCCGCGTAAGTCAGGACCGACCGCCCCGCATTGGCGCCGACGTCGAAGATCGTCGAGAACCGATCCGTGGATCCGATGCGTTTGAGGTCGAAGCAGAGGTCGTTACCGACCGGAAATTGCCCAAGCCTGGAGACCCTGATCCCCATCCGAGCGAAGGAACCCTGGACGAGCTCTTTGAGGGATGTCACGAAAGCAAGACTCCGAGAGAATGGGGGGCTTCCGGGATGCGTATGGAACCGTCGATCTCTCGTCGAGATCCGGCCGGTCATCAATAATCAATCGATTCGGATTCCGAGCAAGATTCCAGCAGAATCCTCGGGGGACGTCAAGCAACGCGGTCCCAGAGCGACATGGACAGTTCCTCGCGTCTACAAATTTCGACCGCGACGGGATCCGTGGTCGCTAGTTAGGCATCGAGCTTCGCGTCAGTCGCATAAAAGGATGAATCGGGCGAACCGCCAGGGGGAGGGGCTTCACGTTGCCGATCTCCGCACAGGTCGCTCGAAACCAGATCGCAAGGCGGGGACGTCAAGCCTCACTCGCTTCTCCACGTATCGGGAACCGATGCTACGTGAAGAGGCCCGATCCGAGCGACGCGGGCCGGGATCGTCCGATCCATGCCTCGACCTGGCCGGCGCCTCGTCCCGGCTTCTTCGCCCGGGACGGGCGCGAGCAGGCTCGCTCTGAATTCGTGGGACTCGGTCAGGAGATCAGAGCCCTGAGGGCCTTGATGTGGCCC
It encodes:
- a CDS encoding glycosyltransferase family 39 protein is translated as MSDRTDTPMRDLGQAGVAPSPSWGRVLGVFALALAFVVLTRWPVARDAPVETDEFGFLETIAAYRMPMHHTLFLASARLIGNAIGDPYRGFIVLDMVVSALALTSAWWWLRALVRPATATAAVALLAVSPLFWAYGALAGNYTAIPLVGCFLLGIAVRTYADPRPWHPYAAALALALGTGYRQDIGTFWLPVFFVILWPHRWKAAIGPLVVFTLVNLAWLGGMVADVGWAHYREASAEFAHEAGYRNSFWNLGVRDAPLRYAVKLTMALAWTLGPALLFVPRGISRTRWPLVALLALSVVPALGFHLFVHFGVPGYSFHDLPALLALVALGIGRIPSAQGIATRSDQAPARLACVALVMAALFLAYPTNYKRGGLWGDFDIAFARLTRVGLKIPRPDRTPAAWPTAVTRPLAGDLLPGGRLAN
- a CDS encoding transcriptional repressor gives rise to the protein MANLHSEPIVPLSVSESPEEKFREYLEIRSEKLTEPRRVLIRHIFSSHKHFDADELVADLRSAGRTVSRSTVYRTLRLLVDANLLRELRLNNRTAYEHDYGYPSHDHMHCTECGEVVEFRNEELQNLRDQIAAEHGFRAVGHRFLITGVCARCSRARSPRRRLDLI
- a CDS encoding class I SAM-dependent methyltransferase, which produces MRDHNKAFCQFVSETFNCPGPVYEFGAYQVEGQVDYADLRSMFAGKEYLGCDMRPGPGVDRVEDVTAINMPDGCAGTVLCIETFEHVFEVRRAFDEVYRILKPGGVFIITSPLNFRIHAYPDDYWRMTPTCLRRLMSNYGGTLSGYQGYHKFPHTVMAMGVKSPAAADFATKASTVTNHYKSWLAQQESGRSLGQKLRRGFGKIYRSKWERYISDAYYQSDFTIDAPRPLARVG
- a CDS encoding FkbM family methyltransferase, producing the protein MTSLKELVQGSFARMGIRVSRLGQFPVGNDLCFDLKRIGSTDRFSTIFDVGANAGRSVLTYAAGFPKAKIYSFEPVKATYDQLVVAAKGLPNVRCFQFAMGDTEGSLEIYLQKSSEWNSLTAPLNERRSAESSAKETIQIRKVDDFCAAEGITSIDLLKTDTEGFDIQVLRGAERMLTSGKVKFVYSEVTLNPEDDVHTNFFKLHEYLEPLGFRFVALYEQDVYDNLGGANYTNALYVNRNATV
- a CDS encoding alkaline phosphatase family protein, encoding MKTTDRLVILGLDGATWTVLDPMIQNGVMPNLAALLGRSAYGTLRSTIPPVTSAAWTTMMTGCGPAQHGVFDHRYYDAAAGQLRVNHSGRVKVPTFWHLLSDAGRSVISLNVPVTFPPLKVKGVVVSGMDAPHLEAALSGSPEFAQRLAREVPGYALKFFWKKPPRNIDEMNAAADPTIELFKARAEGAWSADRHVPDWSTLMVQFQNLDPFQHRAWRYLNVDETGIDDPAMNAAAQGVMRGLDAAIGRVCELAEKRGATVMVVSDHGFGSCKGRVHVNRVLLDAGIARLPSKFGTLAMGAEKIRGRLALWNAKRGTPEARTSSFDQSVSAQFPFDWKRTLAFAPHQDTAAMIYLNTASRSAGAPLQTFRQIDDARQATIAALADARHPQTGEPLFAQIIDMASTHNLDPAREGYPDIIALPDVAYWVRTKLAPGKSWVEADDALPGTHRPEGIVAIAGPGVTPGRNLRSDLRDIAPTVLRLFDLPIPAHIEGRPIIEAWGESNDAPPAAQAHQPMREDQAHGLAGPHQPEFEYTPEEQAIIEQRLADLGYLE
- a CDS encoding ABC transporter permease, whose translation is MDTETATSNELLYPLARIGRLGNDILSYLGDLGLLVPASARALVHPEVPSRRLLAAVSGHWDWMLLMVTPLVVLVHVAMGSSLAMQAYFGGTFADGTGAVVGVGLVRNFAPLMTGILMAGMMAAKYVSELRAGSLVGLDEDPSSVPDRDVVRGDRPDDRVAPDPHRLAAVRMLAGAVACPVFSLLGVIVGTVVGWLIAARMLGIGTHEYFGMFAAMLWTRDVVGLGLKGAAFGLIGALFACHEGLRGGAKPGSASVPAAACRAASFSAAAILVVNSCWFLLAYHGGPAFGPTLMTPPGR
- a CDS encoding flagellar biosynthesis anti-sigma factor FlgM, with the protein product MEIHGAGGAQGPQAIYPRLASFSIETGHSVHAGTPRDSVEISPLGQMLDGISRLPEIRHEKVEEIRRQIATGSYETPERLELALDRMLDELSGW
- a CDS encoding MlaD family protein, which encodes MSRRSSMREVRAGAAMLVGLAALLGLMALATGGPGFLAPSQSIDVVFRDGQGLRAGSAVRISGLDAGRVLAVDLAEFDGTLRARVKLALPVELAGKLKQDVKITIQASLTGQSRINIVSSGKSTVALVPGQVVQGVETSFFDPILEQVGMGPVERNHLSHTIAEVRQTVDQVGPRTRLVLASLQEMVAGLRETTEAARPQVESSIAHVEGLTKRLDMAGPKIEQTLIRLEKLTAEADALIMENRPNLAATLVSVKDLTATAQDIAIKERPKVAKLIEGLDTTRARADRVLYQTDLLTSQAGQMLTRNKTDIERTVANVRDATDWGDKLVQKLYANPFVLSPLYKPTTEDVRVQVVYDTAQVFTKGAQELHDSVKTLSAMQGTAMTADQQAAFAKLYEKAWGLTNQLNQTTQNLAEGLKTMPRMRK